The DNA sequence CGATGATAATTGGCAGCTTCGTGCATGGGGCTTATCCTCATTTGAACCGCCACTATACCCAATTCCTAAAGCGTGTCATCCATTACGCTAGGTTGAGCCGAGAACGGTTAATTTGACAGCATCGAATCGGAGCGTACCTTTTGTACCTGAGCATCGAAGCGCATCAAATCAGCCATTCGCAGGCCAGCCTGGCAGTAATGTGGCACGCGTTACATGGATTCCAGCGCCTCGACCCCCATCACCTCCAGGCCCGAAGCGAGGGTGGCGATAACCGCCTTGAGAAGACCGGCATAACTGGCCGTAAGCGCCGGATTTCCGGCCTGCACGAAACGCAGCCGCTCATCCTGCCCGCCCTGGTTCCACAGCGCATGAAACTGCGCTGCCAGCTCCTGCAGGTAAAAAGCAATGCGGTGCGGCTCATAGCTGCGCGCGGCCTGCTCCACCGTGCGCGGCCAGTGCGAGAGCGTACGGATCAGCCCCAGCACTTCCGGGTGGTTCAGCAGCCCGACATCTCCGGTCTGCGCGGTAATACCGGGAATAGCCTCCTCCATCAACCTGAGAGCCGAATGACAGCGCGCATGGGCATATTGCACGTAAAACACGGGGTTATCCTTGGTCTGGCTTTTCACCAGTTCCACGTCAAATTCCAGCGCCGCGTCGCTTTTACGCGTCAGCATGATGAAACGCAGCACATCCTTGCCGATCAGCTCCACCATGTCGCGCAGCGTCACGAAGGTTCCCGCGCGTTTGGACATTTTGAACGGCTCGCCGTCCTTCATCAGCTTCACCAGCTGGCACAGCAGCACCTCGCAGCTGGCCTTGCCGTCGCTCATGGCCGTCACGGCGGCCTTGATGCGCTTCACATAGCCGCCATGGTCAGCACCCAGCACGTCGATCAGCACATCCGCGCCGCGCTTGTACTTGTCATAGTGATAGGCAATGTCCGGCGTGAAATAGGTATAGCTGCCGTCGGATTTCTTCAGCGCACGGTCCACATCGTCGCCAAACTGGCTGGATTTGAACAGTGTCTGCGGGCGCGGCTCCCAGTCATCCGGCGTCTTGCCCTTCGGCGGCTCCAGCACGCCGACATACATCAGGCCCTTACCTTCCAGAAACGCCAGCGCCTCCTCCACCTTGCCGGAGGCAATCATCGCCGCCTCGGAAGAAAACACATCATGTTTCACGCCCATCAGGGCAAGGTCGCTTTTGATCATCACCAGCATGGCCGTAATGGCCGCCTGACGAAAAATAGGCAACCACTCGTCCTCAGCGGCTTTTACATACTTATCGCCATGTTCCTTGGCCAATTCCTGTCCAAGCGGCACCAGATAATCTCCAGGGTAAAGCCCAGCCGGAATCTCGCCGATATTCTCGCCCAGCGCCTCGCGGTAACGCAAATGGGTGGAACGCGCCAGCACATCCACCTGCGCACCGGCATCGTTGATGTAATATTCGCGCGTCACCGTATATCCGGCCTTGGCCAGCAGGCTGGCCAGCACATCCCCCACCACGGCCCCGCGTGCGTGGCCGATATGCATCGGCCCCGTCGGGTTGGCGGAGACATATTCCACATTCACCCGCACGCCCTTGCCGGTTTCACCTTGGCCATAGGCGCGGCCTTCCTTTAAAATGGCCGTCACCTGCCCCAGCCACACCTCCGGCTTCAAACGCAGGTTGATGAAACCTGGCCCAGCGATCTCGGCGGAAACCACCCCATCAATCTTTTGAAGATAGGGCACCAGCGCTTCCGCCAGCGCGCGCGGGTTCGTCCCCGCCGCTTTGGCCAGCACCATCGCCGCATTGGTCGACATGTCGCCATGCGCCGGGTCTTTGGGGCTTTCCGCCGTCACGGCGGCCATGTTCAGCCCGGCCGGCAATTGCCCGGCGGCCACCATCTGTTCCAGCGCAGCCAGCACCTGCTGGCGGTATGCGGCGAATAAATCCATAACAAAACCCTTGAATGCGGGCTGGTTAGTTAACGGTTTTACACCCTAAACGCAACCTTAGCCGTCTATGTGCGACAAACCAAACAGCTTCCGATGCTCCTGCATCGCAAACCGGTCCGTCATTCCGGCCAGATAATCGCAGGCCGCCACCGCCTGCTCCTGCGAACCCGCCGGGCCGTGCTGCCATTCCGGCGGCAGGCATTCCGGCTCGTTCAGGAAAATGGCGAACAGCTCCGTCACCAGCCTCCGCGCCTTGCTGGTCATGCGGTTGACCTTGTAATGCCGGTACATCTGCTTCATCAGGAATTTCTTAAGCGCCGCATTGGCCGCCGAAGCCTCGGCCGAAAATTCTACCGTTGCCTTGCCCAGCGCCCGTACATCAGCAGCAGATTCCACCCCGCTGGCCTTGATATTGGCGCGGGTCGTCTCCACCACATCTGACACCATGCGGTTGATAAAGCGCCGCAGCGATTCATGCACCAGCTGCTCCCGCTTGGCATGCGGATATTTCTTCATCGTCTCCGCAAATGCCTCACCTACAATCGGCAGCACGGCGATCTGTTCCACCGTGAACAGGCCGGCCCTCAGACCATCATCAATATCATGGCTATGATAGGCGATATCGTCTGAAAGTGCCGCCACCTGCGCCTCCATCCCCGGCCAGCTGGAAAGCTCCAGGTCAAATTCCGCGTTGAATTCCTTCAAGGCCCGCGGCAGCGGCTTTTCCGGCCTGTCTTTCGGTACATGCGGCCCCTGCAGCGGCCCGTTATGCTTGGCGATCCCCTCCAGCGTCTCCCATGTCAGGTTGATGCCGTGAAAGGAGGCGTAGCGGTCCTCCAGTTTCGTCAGGATGCGGATGGTCTGGGCATTATGGTCAAACCCGCCAAAACCATGCATCGCCTCGTTCAACGCATCCTCCCCCGCATGACCGAAGGGCGTATGACCCAGATCATGCGCCAGCGCCAAGGCCTCCGCCAGATCGTCATCCAGCCCCAGCTGGCGGCTGATGGCGCGCGAAAGCTGCGCCACCTCCAGGCTATGCGTCAGGCGCGTACGGTAATGGTCGCCCTCGTGGTTCACAAACACCTGGGTCTTGTATTCAAGGCGGCGGAACGCGGCGGAATGAATGATCCTGTCCCGGTCGCGCTGAAAGGCGCTGCGCGTGGCATGTTCAGCCTCCTGATGCTGCCTTCCCTTCGTCTGGCTGGCGAGGGTTGCGTAAGGTGCAAGGCTGCGAAAAGCGGGAGTATCTGGCATATCGTACCGAAAAGCGTTATATTGGGTTAAGTTTAGTGGGATAATCCGCCATGCACCAGCTTGAAGTCACCCCCAATGCCGCCAGCCGCATCCTCGCCGTCGCCAAAAGCGAAGGCAACCCTGGTCTGCGCCTTCGCATCAGCGTGGAAGGCGGCGGCTGCTCAGGCTTTCAGTATAAAATGGACTTTGACGACCAGCATAAGGAAGGCGAAATCGCCATTCGCCAGGGCGAGGCCGAACTGGTGGTGGACGAACTCACCCTCAGCTTCATGAAAGGCGCCGTGGTGGATTACGTCGAGGACCTGACCGGCGGCCAGTTCGAGATCAAAAACCCCAATGCGGTCGCCAAATGCGGCTGCGGCACGTCCTTCGCCGTGGATATGGCAAAACTATAGCGCCGTCACCGGCTGTTGGTAGTGGCCATATCGGCGCCGCGTCAGCGCCAGCAGCATTCCCGCCATCAACCCTGATGCAAGTGTGGACGACCCGCCATAGCTGATGAACGGAAACGTCATCCCCTTGGTCGG is a window from the bacterium genome containing:
- a CDS encoding deoxyguanosinetriphosphate triphosphohydrolase is translated as MPDTPAFRSLAPYATLASQTKGRQHQEAEHATRSAFQRDRDRIIHSAAFRRLEYKTQVFVNHEGDHYRTRLTHSLEVAQLSRAISRQLGLDDDLAEALALAHDLGHTPFGHAGEDALNEAMHGFGGFDHNAQTIRILTKLEDRYASFHGINLTWETLEGIAKHNGPLQGPHVPKDRPEKPLPRALKEFNAEFDLELSSWPGMEAQVAALSDDIAYHSHDIDDGLRAGLFTVEQIAVLPIVGEAFAETMKKYPHAKREQLVHESLRRFINRMVSDVVETTRANIKASGVESAADVRALGKATVEFSAEASAANAALKKFLMKQMYRHYKVNRMTSKARRLVTELFAIFLNEPECLPPEWQHGPAGSQEQAVAACDYLAGMTDRFAMQEHRKLFGLSHIDG
- a CDS encoding arginine--tRNA ligase, giving the protein MDLFAAYRQQVLAALEQMVAAGQLPAGLNMAAVTAESPKDPAHGDMSTNAAMVLAKAAGTNPRALAEALVPYLQKIDGVVSAEIAGPGFINLRLKPEVWLGQVTAILKEGRAYGQGETGKGVRVNVEYVSANPTGPMHIGHARGAVVGDVLASLLAKAGYTVTREYYINDAGAQVDVLARSTHLRYREALGENIGEIPAGLYPGDYLVPLGQELAKEHGDKYVKAAEDEWLPIFRQAAITAMLVMIKSDLALMGVKHDVFSSEAAMIASGKVEEALAFLEGKGLMYVGVLEPPKGKTPDDWEPRPQTLFKSSQFGDDVDRALKKSDGSYTYFTPDIAYHYDKYKRGADVLIDVLGADHGGYVKRIKAAVTAMSDGKASCEVLLCQLVKLMKDGEPFKMSKRAGTFVTLRDMVELIGKDVLRFIMLTRKSDAALEFDVELVKSQTKDNPVFYVQYAHARCHSALRLMEEAIPGITAQTGDVGLLNHPEVLGLIRTLSHWPRTVEQAARSYEPHRIAFYLQELAAQFHALWNQGGQDERLRFVQAGNPALTASYAGLLKAVIATLASGLEVMGVEALESM
- the erpA gene encoding iron-sulfur cluster insertion protein ErpA; the encoded protein is MHQLEVTPNAASRILAVAKSEGNPGLRLRISVEGGGCSGFQYKMDFDDQHKEGEIAIRQGEAELVVDELTLSFMKGAVVDYVEDLTGGQFEIKNPNAVAKCGCGTSFAVDMAKL